One window of the Trifolium pratense cultivar HEN17-A07 linkage group LG2, ARS_RC_1.1, whole genome shotgun sequence genome contains the following:
- the LOC123907302 gene encoding phosphomannomutase/phosphoglucomutase has translation MAASTSSNFSASFHKNTKKTNYHSLLGNIPLHTKLGFSSSVKFTKSVISVKSYGTSKYDEVVVDEELDKIRRLQNGSDVRGIALEGEKGRTVDLTPPAVEAISESFGEWVVNGLEKQKGYPVENVSVSLGRDPRITGSKLSVAVFAGLARAGCMIFDMGLATTPACFMSTLLPPFVYDASIMMTASHLPYTRNGLKFFTKRGGLTSLEVEEVCDIAARKYANRMAKVSTLLKVLPTRVDFMSAYSKHLREIIKERISHPLHYETPLEGFQIIVNAGNGSGGFFTWDVLDKLGADTFGSLHLNPDGMFPNHIPNPEDKIAMAMTRAAVLENSADLGIVFDTDVDRSGVVDNKGNSINGDKLIALMSAIVLKENPGSTIVTDARTSMSLTKFITDRGGHHCLYRVGYRNVIDKGVQLNKDGIETHLMMETSGHGALKENHFLDDGAYMVVKIIIEMVRMKLGGSDEGIGSLIKDLEEPYESIELRINIVSEPRYAKAKGSEAIETFRNYIEEGKLKGWELDSCGDCWVSEGCLVDTNDTPTHIDAQMYRAKVSNDEHGQHGWVHVRQSIHNPNIAVNLQSSVQGGCLSMARDFRDDFLKASGVDAFLDIAQIDKFVENGPLA, from the exons ATGGCTGCTTCTACTTCTTCAAACTTCTCAGCATCTTTCcacaaaaatacaaagaaaacaaactaTCATTCTTTGCTGGGAAATATACCTTTGCACACTAAACTTGGTTTCTCATCTTCTGTGAAATTCACTAAATCTGTAATAAGTGTGAAATCTTATGGTACTTCAAAGTATGATGAAGTGGTGGTGGATGAAGAATTGGATAAGATTAGGAGGCTTCAGAATGGTTCAGATGTTAGAGGAATTGCATTGGAAGGTGAGAAAGGAAGAACGGTTGACCTCACTCCACCTGCCGTGGAGGCAATATCAGAGAGTTTTGGGGAATGGGTTGTCAATGGTTTAGAGAAGCAAAAAGGATATCCGGTAGAGAATGTGAGCGTGTCTCTTGGACGTGACCCTCGAATTACGGGGTCTAAATTGAGCGTTGCAGTGTTTGCAGGTCTTGCTCGCGCTGGTTGTATGATTTTTGATATGGGACTTGCTACCACGCCAGCTTGTTTTATGAGCACATTATTGCCTCCATTTGTCTATGATGCTTCAATAATG ATGACAGCGTCTCATCTGCCTTACACACGTAACGGTCTTAAATTTTTTACAAAGAGAGGGGGGCTGACATCATTGGAGGTAGAAGAAGTATGCGACATAGCTGCTCGTAAATATGCAAACAGGATGGCTAAAGTGTCTACTCTGCTTAAAGTACTTCCAACAAGAGTTGATTTCATGAGTGCTTATTCAAAGCACCTACGAGAAATCATCAAGGAGAGAATAAGCCATCCTTTGCATTATGAAACTCCTCTCGAGGGATTTCAG ATAATAGTGAATGCCGGAAATGGCTCAGGAGGATTTTTCACATGGGATGTCTTAGACAAGCTTGGTGCAGATACCTTTGGATCTCTTCATCTTAATCCTGATGGCATGTTTCCGAATCACATTCCCAACCCTGAGGACAAAATTGCCATGGCAATGACAAGAGCAGCAGTGTTAGAAAACTCGGCTGATCTTGGAATAGTCTTTGATACTGATGTAGACAGAAGTGGCGTCGTTGATAACAAAGGGAACTCAATAAATGGTGACAAGCTCATTGCTCTAATGTCTGCCATTGTATTGAAAGAAAACCCAGGATCAACCATAGTGACTGATGCTCGTACGAGTATGTCGCTCACTAAATTTATAACGGATAGAGGTGGTCACCATTGCTTATATCGTGTCGGTTACCGAAATGTTATTGACAAAGGAGTTCAGCTTAATAAGGATGGAATCGAAACACATCTCATGATGGAAACATCTGGTCATGGTGCTTTGAAAGAAAACCATTTTCTTGATGATG GGGCCTATATGGTGgtgaaaattataattgaaaTGGTAAGAATGAAGCTTGGTGGATCAGATGAAGGGATTGGCAGTCTTATAAAAGATCTTGAAGAGCCTTATGAATCAATTGAACTAAGAATAAATATCGTTTCTGAACCTCGATATGCTAAAGCAAAAGGATCAGAGGCCATTGAAACATTTCGAAACTACATCGAG GAAGGGAAACTTAAAGGGTGGGAGTTGGACTCATGTGGTGACTGTTGGGTGAGTGAAGGGTGTCTTGTTGATACAAATGACACCCCAACACACATTGATGCTCAAATGTACAG GGCAAAAGTATCAAACGATGAACATGGACAACATGGTTGGGTACACGTGAGACAGAGTATTCACAACCCAAACATTGCTGTTAACCTGCAATCATCTGTTCAAGGAGGCTGCTTGTCTATGGCAAGAGATTTCAGAGATGA TTTTCTTAAAGCAAGTGGAGTTGATGCATTTCTAGACATTGCTCAAATTGATAAGTTTGTTGAAAATGGCCCATTAGCCTGA
- the LOC123907303 gene encoding protein C2-DOMAIN ABA-RELATED 7-like yields the protein MENILGLIRLRIKKGTNLIPRDSRTSDPYVVVTMAEQTLKTGVVKDNLHPEWNEELTLYIQDKDINTPILLTVCDKDTFTVDDKMGEADIDIKPYLQCVKMGLSDLPDGHVVKVIQPDRTNCLTDESSCIWRNGKVVQEMSLRLRNVKSGEVLVEIEWIDVTDSRGLSEVDDI from the exons ATGGAGAACATTTTAGGTCTTATAAGACTTCGTATAAAAAAAGGCACTAATCTCATACCTCGCGATTCTCGTACCAGTGACCCTTATGTTGTTGTCACCATGGCCGAACAG ACACTGAAAACTGGTGTTGTCAAAGATAACTTGCATCCTGAATGGAATGAAGAATTAACACTTTATATTCAAGATAAAGATATTAACACACCAATACTACTG ACAGTTTGCGACAAAGACACTTTCACAGTGGATGACAAAATGGGCGAAGCAGACATAGACATAAAACCATATCTTCAATGTGTGAAGATGGGATTGAGCGATCTCCCAGATGGACATGTAGTCAAAGTTATTCAACCAGATAGGACGAATTGTCTTACCGATGAAAGTAGCTGCATATGGAGAAATGGTAAAGTTGTCCAAGAAATGAGTTTAAGATTGAGAAACGTCAAGTCTGGTGAAGTACTCGTCGAAATTGAGTGGATCGATGTTACGGATTCCAGAGGCTTATCAGAGGTTGATGACATTTAG
- the LOC123907301 gene encoding uncharacterized protein LOC123907301, protein MIGLREKERTREKRLSLAKASILLLWVMFVFALFITLFFSINKETNDNKNHSIRFLKQQQQQRSTFNKALLFHAASSRKRTRTRTTTTTTTHHHVQGGNGNLPRKSSTVYDDDKRLIHTGPNPLHN, encoded by the coding sequence ATGATAGGtttaagagaaaaagaaaggacAAGAGAAAAAAGACTTTCTTTGGCTAAAGcttcaattttgttgttgtggGTCATGTTTGTTTTTGCTCTTTTTATAACCTTGTTTTTCTCCATCAACAAGGAAACCAACGACAACAAAAACCATTCAATTCGGTTcctcaaacaacaacaacaacaacgtaGTACTTTCAACAAAGCATTGCTGTTTCATGCAGCATCTTcaagaaaaagaacaagaacaagaactactactactacaacTACTCATCATCATGTTCAAGGTGGTAATGGTAATCTTCCAAGAAAAAGTAGTACAGTTTATGATGATGACAAAAGATTAATTCACACAGGTCCAAATCCTCTTCACAACTAG